The genomic window AAGAAAAGGTATGAAGACCTGGGATTGTTATAAGCACACAGATCCCAAGATATAATCACAAATTAGGACAGTGTTATATTCAACACTGGAAAACTTTATGAGTAATCAAACTAAAAGGGCTAAACCCCAAACATGTTTACACTGAATTGTCCAAATTAGTTTCTCCAATACAAGGAGGTACACAGTGCATCCAGCATCCAGTCACCCATCCGTAAAATTAAAgataactggtatatatatgtatatgtatctggAACCCCGGTCGCTGCAGCTGTGCTGGCAGCCCCAATACGGAAACTATGACTGGTACACTGGTTTGGCTGAAAACCTGCCCATATCAGGGAGTTTCTGAGACATCAACTGAAGTGTTGGTAAGATACTGGGATATTTCCTGGGAATGTGAATAATGGACCTGGTAAGACACCCCTTAATTGAATGTATTGGTACAAAGCTGTGACTGGGCAGGTGGAAAGTTCCTGACTCTTAGCATGAATTGCTAGGGTGACAGCACTGACAGGGCGAATATTGTAATGACCCTTAAATGACCTAAACGTCAACTCTAGAGTGGAAGGTCTTGAGCAAGACAAAATGATCTTGGCATCGTCAAATTGTAAGACATGCGAAGTAGATTTGCTTATAGTTATTTCGCCTATGCATAAAAAGGCATGAAATGCTAAAAGATACATTGCTTTTAGCATACATGCTTGATAATGTGACGAAGCTATGTGAGGTAATGAATGAACTAGTTGTTCAGTATGTTTGGTGTAATGGGTAGTCGTGTATCTGGACGATAAGATCCCCTCTGAATACTAgtcaatattttctttacaATGAAGGATTGAGTTGGGTCCGGGTGACCGGCTAAGCGGTTGATGTTTTAACCGATAGCTGCTGTATAAGTAGACACTGTAGCTGCTGCCATTTGTTGTTGAGACAAATGCGCAATAAAATAGACCAAAGTGCCTACTGTAGTGGGCAAGcatgtttgtaaataaaaatcCCTGATTACAAATTGATGTAAGGCCTGGAAAGCACATCTATACAGTGCCTGTGTTTTAGGAGCGATAGCATCCCTCAAAAGATAATAAACAGTCTTTGATTCAAATCATCATCATGATCAGTGGCTAATCAAAATGAattatattattacatataataaatgtttccaaatacatatatatgtatccatATTTGTATTCAACTAATATGCTCATGCCAAACTAGATAGctatatataaacagtctttGATTCAAATCATCATCACGGTCAGTGGCTAAtcaaaactagaactgtcgccaggatggctgactaatacccccgcaatcggcacgagtcaatggtgaattggaactgttaattagaggctaactaagataacccagtgatatagtgaccagttgccatagcaaccataattttgagaaaaaaaaagtgagatgcacatctacacatggttctTTATATTTGAgttaagtttcattgaaatcggcccttcggtttaggaggagttgtccagacaaacttaaagttatggttcttatcggaaaacctgtttatagtgaccagttgccatagcaatcataattttgagaaaaaagaaagtggcatgcacatctacacatggtcctctatatttgtgtgaagtttcattggaatcggcccatcagttgaggagttgtccggacaaacttaaagttatggttcttatcggaaaacctgtttatagtgaccagttgccatagcaaccataattttgagaaaaaagaaagtggcatgcacatctacacatggtcctctatatttgtgtgaagtttcattggaatcggcccatcagtttaggaggagttgtccggacaaacttaaagttatggttcttatcggaaaacctgtttatagtgaccagttgccatagcaaccataattttgagaaaaaagaaagtggcatgcacatctacacatggtcctctatatttgtgtgaagtttcattggaatcggcccatcagtttaggaggagttgtccggacaaaatgcgtcgacagacagacggacggacaacctgattccagtagtataccccctaactttgttgcgggggtataattaattatattaattgaATCACTTTATATTGGATTCAAATAATGAGGACAGTACCATTAGGTCAAAACAACCGCTGCAGACAGTTTGGCATCAAAATGGAACACCTTTCTTCAGAATTTCTCGGTCAAACCTACGCTTCACTGTATCCAGTTCATTTTGCAGACTCCTAATCTTCTTCTTCTGTTCGCCAAGTTTAGCTTTCAGCATCTCTGTTGTCATGTTGGAGTGTCTGATATTGCTGGAAAGAAAGTCATTCTCCTTTCCTTGAAGGTTCTGCTTCCTTCTCCTTAGGTTTCTTCGGAACGAGGAGCACTTCACACATCGTGACCTCAGATGGATCAGAATACTACACCGTGAAGATCTAATTGTTGAATGGTAGGTGAGGTTTCCTTGTGAAGCACAAAAATCTCCTTCTCGGTACGCCAGTACTTGCCCGGGTATTAATCCATGATCTTCCCCATCAGAGATACCTACTCCAACTGGCACAAGACTTTGGAACTCCTCATCAGTATTTCCAATGCACACAGAGAatgtttgtaattttgtcaAAAGTAGCAAAATCTTTGATGTCGAATCAAATATTGGCGGCATATCGTTCCAAAAATCATGTGTGGATGGAATTTCCCTTTGGTGAACAGATATAGTAGCTGTGTAATCCGTATGTATCAGGACCACCAGCTTGACATGTGACTTGTTACCACTGTTGTAAATTTCTAGTATCCTGATGTCACCGTTAGTTGTGTTCATTACAAATGGGGCTTCAACCACTTCTGTTAACTTTTCTTTTAAGCTCTCATAACTATTCACAGGTTCATCAACTACAGGTTCGCTGGCAGAACTGTCTAGATCCTCAAGTAGGTCATGTTGATGTTGTATATTGGTATTGCTATGGTCTAATTGTAATAATTTGGATTCATTTAACACTGACTGATCCTCCACAGATATTGCACTGTCATTACTGTCCATTTCTGCTGAAAAACTGAAGGAATCCAAACAGTTCTCATGACTGTGACCATCTAAACATTGTTCAACATCTGCACTTGAGTGTGGTACATCAACCTGTTCTGATTTCAGGTCAGCGTCAGTTCTGTCTGAAGATGTTGCTGTTTCTGTGTCCACTGTGAACTCTAGATCTGTTGATGGACAGGCAGAATGACCATAACAATGGTCATGATACAACAAGGCAAAACTGCTGTGCGTGTTATTTTCAGGCAAAGACCCTTTCTGGTAATGGAACTTTGGTCTGTATCCAATTAAActcttctttcttttctttgaCTTTGGCATTCTGTTGaagatataaacaaaacaaaacaaaatcaactgtcaatattaatattcaaagaCAAGTACATGCAAGCCATGGCAGTAGCTACAACACAAGTTTATGAGACTGAGTGTTGAATAATCATAATGATTCATTGTATCTAAAAAAAGAATGTCTGTAGGACCCCCCAGTCTCCATGCAAAATAAGTCTAAGTACCTGTGTTCATGCTATCGATCACATTTTGCTAGCTACATTTTGCATAATGTAATCAGTAATTGCAAAACTGTTTTTAACCTTAAGAAATAATATAGACTGCATAAATATCCCCGTGTCTTTAATCTTTAATTCAACTACTTACGTTTTACACTAATTACGATGTCATTGCAACTAAATTATCCTAAGATCCAGCTGCATGAAAATCacgttgtatatatgtatgttacggAAACGGAagtacagtgcattccgcttaattgggttgcctatttgcggggactttttacccgattaaccgacttatgcAATAAGCCTAtatgcacgtcgccatcttagatttggtccgtaatggttaAGACTTGagtcgattttggatgaaaatatttgcgttattattgttaataaacggcgtttttgtttgtgcttttactgatgtcaaattgtcagattactttaactaattgtataaaaatacatgtattaaaataatacaagagatcccagagggatcttggcgcccaccattgaatgatctttataggttctatgtcagattgatcttctctctacttcccttcattttactaatctgtgcaaattgagaaacatccctccagtacttttcaaacaagagaatcttagctatataagaaatttgagatttagcaataatggctgtttgtttgccaggttgttttcaggacagactggtcccaaaatgcaatacgagggaccagggggaacctacatatgaaatttgagaaagatcccttcagtactttctgagaaatagcgataacaaacttcaattgtcaaaatccaagatggctgcctgtcggccatgttgttttccgattggtctcaaaatgcaatatgcataactaggcaccaaggggaacctatatatgaaatttgagaaagatcccttcagttctttcttaAAAATAGCGATACaaaacaagaattgtttacggacggagggacggacgacggacgcagggcgatttgaatagcccaccatctgatgatggtgggctaaaaaaggGAGGGGGTGAGGGTGATGAAACAGATCATATTCCATAACTTAAGGAAACTCCTTAGCTTgaaattttccataggaaagcatttcAGAATTTAGGGAAAAATCCTCAGTTAAGGAGAATCACTCATTTTCTAGAACACCATCCGAACGACATGCAATCGGGACACCCGATAGAAAACCTGCAGCCAAAAGTTTCCTTTGATGAAACTGGGCCCTAGTTGCTTTAACAAAATGAATAGGATATTGAATTGGTGGTGACATAATTTCAAGAGTGAAATCAACCTATTAGGTACCGCCTTTGTTAAACGGTGCAAATAATCTTATACTATATTGTTGTCAAGGACTTTCTGATCATGAGTTGGCAACTTGACGTTTAATCCTTTTCCCAGCAAAACAGAAAATCTAGGTAAAAAGTTTTTTGGGCAAacatgatgtatacatgtacatgccatTTACTTTGTCTTATATGTTAAAAAGCAGTTTAATCATATAAGTAAATACAGATAGTCaagtttacatataaatatatatctatagataatattttgtcatactCATAGCACTACAAAAAGTTaaattcataatttattttgtgtgtgaaattGCATATTAGTTTTCATTAACatgattataattaatattattcTATGGTATAAATTAAGGGTGTACACCTGATCATGAGAAATAagtttacctgtatttctgTAATACGTTAGGGCGATACACgtaattataaaacatgtaaattttgaagtataaattaaaataatggatttttttttagcttttttATACAAAGGTAAATATAGTAAATATAGTAAATTTTGCTACAGTATACAACTTTTAACTCTTTACGTAAtcattcaaatttcgcggtcACTACTGGAAGTGAATTAATTAatgctgggtaggtcctttgtgtattggagcatatggctatcacatcagacgtcgATAAAACAATCTTTTATGTGTGATGCctaatattaaatgaagttgATCATATGGAACGAGTAATTAGTACGGAAACTCTTTTTCCCAATTTTTCCTCCATAATTGTTTCGTACGTATCTTGCTGCTCTGCGTTGTATCTTTTGTAACTGGTTTATTTGACTTGTGTTGTGAGAGTCCCTTATGGAGGAGCAGTATTCCAGTTTGGGTCTAACAATGGCCTTGTGTGCATGTTCtttgatgtgtttatttttagGTTCCGTTTCAAAAATCCTAGTGATTTGTTTGCGTTTGATgcgatgttgtttatatatgcGTGTCCCATTTGAGGTTGTTCTGTAATGTTATGCCTAAGTACTTGCTAGAATCTACTTGTTGTAATGTGTGGTTGTGGAGTTTGTATGggtatatttaatttttgtgcGTTTGTTGGATGTGGATATGATATTGCATTTGTCGGGGTGAAAGGTCATCAGCCAATCGTGTTCCCATTTGTCTGCTGCATCTATGTCTTATTGTAGTTTGGTTGCGTCATtgatgttgtgtattgttttgtaaatgataCTGTCATCTGCAAAAAGTCTGAGAGTGCTGTGTTTGATGTAGTCTGGTAAATCATTTATGTAGATGATGAAGAGGATGGGTCCCAAACAGGTTCCTTGGGGTACTCCTGATGTTACTGGTATTTGATCTGAGTGTTTCCCATCAAGTACTACTGTTTGAGTGTGGCGTGTCAAGAAGTCTGTTATCCATGCGAGTGTGTTCCCTGTAATCCCATAGAATTTGAGTTTGTACTGAAGTCTTTTGTGTGGTACTTTGTCAAAGTCCATGATGATGATgtctgtttgtgtgtttgtgttagtGTTTTGGCAAGGTCATGGATGAATGTAGTAAGTTGTATTTCACAGGATCTTGAAGAACGAAATCTGTGTTGTCATTGTGTATGACCGACACCGGAAATAGCCCCAGTCTGAAGCAAGGAGAGGCGAACACACAAACTGGCAGCAGTAagtaattttgtaatatttcttgGTAAGCAACATTATATTTGCAAATTGATTGATCACACAATAGGACAGATGTTTGTGTTCTGAATACCCATTATTAACTTTATGAATGAATGGAAaatacatgttaatttaattaaaataaggTGCTTAGTACCGACGTTTTTCACTTGTCcaaatttaaatatcttttcaGCTGTTTAACATACATAAACGTTGTGTGAAACGGAAGATACAGATACAAAAAGTTGAAAACTTGTAATCATTAACATCTTATATCATCATTTATGGCCAAATGTTGCTAATATCACAGTAAAATGCCATTTATTTCTTTACTTATTGTACGGTGGATAGCTTTTTTGTGTACGGCGTATAGATAAAAACTATACGCCGTACACAAgtgcaaaatgtttttgtcaa from Pecten maximus chromosome 1, xPecMax1.1, whole genome shotgun sequence includes these protein-coding regions:
- the LOC117324493 gene encoding uncharacterized protein LOC117324493, yielding MPKSKKRKKSLIGYRPKFHYQKGSLPENNTHSSFALLYHDHCYGHSACPSTDLEFTVDTETATSSDRTDADLKSEQVDVPHSSADVEQCLDGHSHENCLDSFSFSAEMDSNDSAISVEDQSVLNESKLLQLDHSNTNIQHQHDLLEDLDSSASEPVVDEPVNSYESLKEKLTEVVEAPFVMNTTNGDIRILEIYNSGNKSHVKLVVLIHTDYTATISVHQREIPSTHDFWNDMPPIFDSTSKILLLLTKLQTFSVCIGNTDEEFQSLVPVGVGISDGEDHGLIPGQVLAYREGDFCASQGNLTYHSTIRSSRCSILIHLRSRCVKCSSFRRNLRRRKQNLQGKENDFLSSNIRHSNMTTEMLKAKLGEQKKKIRSLQNELDTVKRRFDREILKKGVPF